TTCTGCCACAGGCCCCCGAAGATCTCCTTGTACGCCCGCGCCACCCGCGCCGGTGTCTCCCTGAGGCCCTCGCGGTCCGGGTCCTCGCCGACCGCGATCAGCAGTTCGCGTACGGCGTTCTCGGCGCGCTTCTCGTCGAACTCGCCGATGCGGCCCTCGCCGTCCAGCGTCACGGGGTCGGTCATGTGGTGCCTCGTTCCTTCGCGGGTGGCGCGTGTGGGTCACGCGTCTGGACTGCGGGCATACGAAAATGCCGCGCCCCCCAGGCTAGAACCAGGGGGGCGCGGCATCCATTCCGGGCCCGGTGCGCTCACCGGGTGGGGCGTCAGCTCTCGGGACGCTCCTCGGGAGCCGGCTCCGTCGCCGGGGCGGGCTCCGTCACCGTCGACTTGGCGGTGCTGATCGCCGGGGTCGCGCCGTTGGCGCCGTTCGTCAGTGCGAGCTCCTTGGGGGAGAGCACCGGCGGACGGGTGGACGGCGTGCGGCGGGAGGACCCGGTCCAGGCGGGCCGCGGGGGACGCTTGACGATGGTGGCGAAGACCTCGGCGATCTCCTCCTTGCCCAGCGTCTCCTTCTCCAGCAGCTGGAGCACCAGGTTGTCGAGGACGTCGCGGTTCTCGACCAGGATCTCCCAGGCCTCGTTGTGCGCGTTCTCGATGAGCTTCTTGACTTCCTCGTCCACGAGCGCGGCGACCTCTTCCGAGTAGTCGCGCTGGTGAGCCATTTCACGTCCGAGGAAGGGCTCGGTGTTGTCGCCGCCGAACTTGATCGCGCCGAGACGCTCGGTCATGCCGTACTGCGTGACCATCGCACGTGCGGTGGTCGTGGCCTTCTCGATGTCGTTGGCTGCACCGGTGGTCGGGTCGTGGAAGACGAGCTCCTCGGCCGCGCGGCCGCCCAGCATGTAAGCCAGCTGGTCCAGCATCTCGTTGCGGGTCGTGGAGTACTTGTCCTCGTCCGGCAGGACCATGGTGTAGCCGAGCGCGCGGCCTCTGGACAGGATCGTGATCTTGTGGACCGGGTCGGAGTTCGGGGAGGCCGCCGCGACCAGGGCGTGTCCGCCCTCGTGGTACGCGGTGATCTTCTTTTCCTTGTCCGACATGATCCGGGTCCGCTTCTGCGGGCCCGCCACGACGCGGTCGATGGCCTCGTCCAGCATCTGGTTGTCGATGAGCTTCTTGTCCGAGCGGGCGGTGAGCAGCGCGGCCTCGTTGAGGACGTTGCTCAGGTCCGCGCCGGTGAAGCCCGGCGTGCGGCGGGCGACCGCCGACAGGTCGACGTCCGGGGCGACCGGCTTGCCCTTCTGGTGGACCTTGAGGATCTCCAGACGGCCCTGCATGTCCGGGCGGTCGACCGCGATCTGGCGGTCGAAGCGGCCGGGCCGCAGGAGGGCCGGGTCGAGGATGTCGGGCCGGTTCGTCGCGGCGATGAGGATCACGCCGCCCTTGACGTCGAAGCCGTCCATCTCGACGAGCAGCTGGTTGAGGGTCTGCTCACGCTCGTCGTGACCGCCGCCGAGGCCGGCGCCGCGGTGGCGGCCGACTGCGTCGATCTCGTCGACGAAGACGATCGCCGGGGCGTTCGCCTTGGCCTGCTCGAACAGGTCTCGGACTCGGGAGGCACCGACACCGACGAACATCTCGACGAAGTCGGAACCGGAGATCGAGTAGAAGGGCACGCCCGCCTCGCCGGCGACGGCGCGCGCGAGGAGCGTCTTGCCGGTTCCGGGAGGCCCGTAGAGCAGTACGCCCTTGGGGATCTTGGCGCCCACGGCCTGGAACTTGGCGGGCTCCTGGAGGAATTCCTTGATCTCCTGGAGTTCCTCGACGGCCTCGTCCGAGCCGGCGACGTCCGAGAACGTCGTCTTGGGGGTGTCCTTGGTGATGAGCTTCGCCTTGGACTTCCCGAAGTTCATTACTCGGGAGCCGCCGCCCTGCATCTGATTCATCAGGAACAGGAAGACGACGACGATGAGGACGAAGGGGAGCAGGGAGAGCAGGATCCCGACGAACGGGTTCTGCTTGGACGGCGAGACCGTGTAGCCGTCCGGGATCTGCTTGTCCTGGTACTTGTTCTGCAGCGTGCTGGCGATGGTCACGCCTTGGTCGCCGATGTAGCTCGCCTGGATCTTGGTGGCGCCCTCGACCTTTTCGCCGTCCTTGAGCTGGACCTTGATGGTGTTCTCGTCACCAGTGGTCAGCTTGGCCGACTCGACCTTGTTGTCATTGATCGCCTGGACGACCTGGCCGGTGTCCACCGTCTTGTAGCCGCCGGACGAGCCGACGACCTGCATCAACACGACCACGGCAAGGACGGCCAGCACGATCCACATGACCGGCCCACGGAAGTATCGCTTCACGTCCATCCATACGGAGCGGTGCCGCCCCGTCCCT
The DNA window shown above is from Streptomyces chartreusis and carries:
- the ftsH gene encoding ATP-dependent zinc metalloprotease FtsH, with the translated sequence MDVKRYFRGPVMWIVLAVLAVVVLMQVVGSSGGYKTVDTGQVVQAINDNKVESAKLTTGDENTIKVQLKDGEKVEGATKIQASYIGDQGVTIASTLQNKYQDKQIPDGYTVSPSKQNPFVGILLSLLPFVLIVVVFLFLMNQMQGGGSRVMNFGKSKAKLITKDTPKTTFSDVAGSDEAVEELQEIKEFLQEPAKFQAVGAKIPKGVLLYGPPGTGKTLLARAVAGEAGVPFYSISGSDFVEMFVGVGASRVRDLFEQAKANAPAIVFVDEIDAVGRHRGAGLGGGHDEREQTLNQLLVEMDGFDVKGGVILIAATNRPDILDPALLRPGRFDRQIAVDRPDMQGRLEILKVHQKGKPVAPDVDLSAVARRTPGFTGADLSNVLNEAALLTARSDKKLIDNQMLDEAIDRVVAGPQKRTRIMSDKEKKITAYHEGGHALVAAASPNSDPVHKITILSRGRALGYTMVLPDEDKYSTTRNEMLDQLAYMLGGRAAEELVFHDPTTGAANDIEKATTTARAMVTQYGMTERLGAIKFGGDNTEPFLGREMAHQRDYSEEVAALVDEEVKKLIENAHNEAWEILVENRDVLDNLVLQLLEKETLGKEEIAEVFATIVKRPPRPAWTGSSRRTPSTRPPVLSPKELALTNGANGATPAISTAKSTVTEPAPATEPAPEERPES